From Spea bombifrons isolate aSpeBom1 chromosome 6, aSpeBom1.2.pri, whole genome shotgun sequence, a single genomic window includes:
- the SLC6A6 gene encoding sodium- and chloride-dependent taurine transporter produces the protein MSNKEKLQCLKDFHKDILKPSPGKSPGTRPEDEADGKPPQREKWASKIDFLLSVAGGFIGLGNVWRFPYLCYKNGGGAFLIPYFIFLFGGGLPVFFLEVALGQFTSEGGITCWEKICPIFTGIGYASIVIVSLLNVYYIVILAWGVYYLFQSFQSQLPWALCHQLWNTETCVEDTYRKNKTMWMALNSTNFTSPVTEFWEHKVLSLSKGIDDVGIVKWDLALCLLLTWVICFFCIWKGVRSTGKVVYFTATFPFIMLIVLLIRGVTLPGAAEGIKFYLYPNITRLGDPQVWIDAGTQIFFSYAICLGAMTSLGSYNKFKYNCYRDCLLLGCLNSGTSFVSGFAIFSILGFMAQEQGVDIADVAESGPGLAFIAYPKAVSMMPLPTFWAILFFIMLLLLGLDSQFVEVEGQITSLVDLYPSFLRKGYRREVFIAIVCFLSYLLGLTMVTEGGMYVFQLFDYYAASGVCLLWVAFFECIAVAWVYGADKFYDNIEDMIGYRPGPWMKWSWCVVTPLLCVGCFIFSLAKYTPLTYNKYYTYPDWAIGLGWVLALSSMVCIPLVVVLRIVQSEGSLIERIKSVTAPKDINRWATDAEGSTPFCANGGHLKPTHVIVETMM, from the exons ATGTCCAACAAAGAGAAGCTACAGTGTCTGAAAGATTTTCACAAGGACATTTTGAAACCTTCCCCAGGAAAGAGCCCTGGAACTCGACCAGAGGACGAAGCTGATGGTAAACCCCCTCAACGGGAAAAATGGGCTAGTAAGATTGACTTTTTGCTGTCCGTGGCCGGAGGCTTCATTGGTCTTGGGAATGTTTGGAGATTTCCGTATCTCTGCTACAAGAACGGTGGAG GTGCGTTCCTTATCCCATACTTTATCTTTCTGTTCGGGGGTGGCTTGCCTGTGTTCTTCCTGGAGGTTGCTTTAGGTCAGTTCACATCTGAAGGAGGAATCACTTGTTGGGAAAAGATCTGCCCCATCTTTACAG GAATCGGCTATGCTTCCATCGTTATTGTGTCTCTCCTGAACGTGTACTATATCGTGATCCTGGCATGGGGAGTCTATTACTTGTTTCAGTCATTCCAAAGTCAACTGCCGTGGGCTCTCTGCCACCAGTTGTGGAACACCGAGACCTGCGTGGAGGACACTTACAGGAAGAACAAAACCATGTGGATGGCGCTGAACTCCACAAACTTCACCTCTCCCGTGACAGAATTCTGGGA GCACAAAGTTCTTAGCTTATCAAAGGGAATTGATGATGTTGGTATAGTGAAATGGGATCTGGCTCTGTGTCTGCTTCTCACCTGGGTTATCTGCTTCTTCTGTATCTGGAAAGGCGTTCGATCCACAGGGAAG gtgGTATATTTTACTGCCACGTTTCCGTTCATCATGCTGATTGTCCTCCTGATTCGGGGGGTCACCTTGCCCGGAGCCGCAGAGGGAATCAAATTCTACTTGTACCCAAACATTACTCGTCTGGGGGACCCTCAG GTATGGATTGACGCCGGCACTCAAATTTTCTTCTCCTATGCCATCTGTCTTGGGGCCATGACATCCTTGGGCAGCTACAACAAGTTTAAATACAACTGTTATAG GGACTGTTTGCTGCTGGGATGCCTCAACAGTGGTACCAGTTTTGTGTCTGGCTTCGCAATTTTTTCCATCCTGGGCTTCATGGCACAAGAGCAAGGGGTGGACATTGCAGATGTGGCTGAGTCAG GTCCCGGCCTGGCTTTCATTGCCTACCCAAAAGCCGTGTCGATGATGCCTCTCCCCACCTTCTGGGCCATCCTGTTCTTTATTATGCTTCTGCTGCTTGGACTAGATAGCCAG TTTGTTGAAGTTGAAGGACAGATCACATCTTTAGTTGATCTGTACCCATCCTTCCTACGGAAGGGTTATCGACGAGAGGTCTTCATCGCTATAGTGTGCTTCCTCAGCTATCTTCTGGGGCTAACCATGGTCACTGAA GGTGGCATGTACGTGTTTCAACTCTTTGACTACTATGCAGCTAGCGGAGTTTGCCTCCTTTGGGTTGCATTCTTTGAATGTATTGCCGTAGCCTGGGTTTATG GCGCTGATAAATTTTATGACAACATTGAGGACATGATCGGGTACAGACCAGGTCCATGGATGAAATGGAGCTGGTGTGTGGTCACCCCACTGCTCTGCGTG GGctgctttatattttctttagccAAATATACCCCTCTCACCTACAACAAGTACTACACGTACCCTGACTGGGCCATTGGGCTGGGGTGGGTTCTGGCCCTGTCATCCATGGTCTGCATACCATTGGTTGTTGTCTTACGGATTGTGCAATCAGAGGGCTCCTTGATCGAG agaatCAAGTCAGTCACAGCTCCGAAAGATATAAATCGCTGGGCCACAGACGCAGAAGGATCCACACCTTTCTGTGCGAATGGAGGCCACCTGAAGCCAACCCATGTTATTGTAGAGACCATGATGTGA